A DNA window from Primulina tabacum isolate GXHZ01 chromosome 12, ASM2559414v2, whole genome shotgun sequence contains the following coding sequences:
- the LOC142521262 gene encoding uncharacterized protein LOC142521262, which yields MRNRKSGRTGWAALKLDMSKAYDRVEWVFLQKLMNRLGFAETWIDKIMRCVRSVKYYFRINQEVVGPIIPTRGLRQGDPLSPYLFVLCAYGLSALFTSYEARGWIRGVRVASSSPSVSHLFFADDSLVFFRASLEEGDRVKECLHAYERASGQLINYDKSALSFSPNTNSSLIESIKMVLTIPVVQRHDIYLGLPTVSLRSKRLQFRYLVDRVVKRTQGWGHKCFSVGGKEVLIKSVLQSIPTYAMSCFRIPKSICDEIEKECANFWWGVENGKRKLHWKTWDFLCKPKMRGGLGFRKMDEFNRALLANQFWRLLRNPESLATKVLKGRYFRHGDIMTAGTGTNPSFIWRSLVWSREILDKGLIWRVGNGHSIRIFEDNWVPGLTSKLCIPNETWQNDAKVESLIINGVWDTSAILHNFNPFIAEKIIQTPLLAQHTGDTRFWRFDTKGHYSARDGYRLQRGLFSPPGNQSEHSMQKWWSFIWSLSIPPKFAILSWAVWKERLKILHGNDGLLNERVITWSNTFLTEFQAAKSTARSPPQGRALTSKWKPPEANDLKMNVDACFNEHLNRYSIGGALRDNQGRLLLAFGKQISKPISVLMGELEAVHAGIKLLYDKHIHDVQVTTDSLLAVQAVTTFKDDISYVGLRASVIKDLVQKPVVSSLTYENRLANNVAHIIALFSSCSHSSFVWKNGEFPLWLVNLITLDLSQ from the exons ATGAGAAACAGAAAATCTGGAAGAACGGGTTGGGCAGCGTTAAAGCTGGACATGAGTAAAGCATATGACCGTGTGGAGTGGGTTTTCTTACAAAAACTTATGAATCGATTGGGTTTTGCCGAAACATGGATTGATAAAATCATGAGGTGTGTGCGATCAGTCAAATATTACTTTCGAATCAATCAAGAAGTAGTAGGGCCCATAATCCCTACACGAGGACTGAGACAAGGAGATCCGTTATCACCTTATCTATTTGTTTTATGTGCATACGGTTTATCTGCTCTATTTACTTCGTATGAGGCAAGAGGGTGGATCCGGGGTGTGCGTGTTGCTTCATCTAGTCCATCGGTTTCTCATCTTTTCTTTGCGGACGATAGTTTGGTGTTCTTCAGGGCTTCGTTGGAAGAAGGGGATCGTGTTAAAGAATGTCTACATGCCTATGAAAGAGCATCGGGTCAGTTGATTAACTATGATAAGTCAGCGCTATCCTTTAGCCCAAATACCAACTCATCTCTTATTGAGTCAATCAAAATGGTTTTGACCATTCCAGTAGTTCAAAGACATGATATCTACTTGGGACTACCCACGGTTTCGCTGAGAAGCAAGAGACTCCAATTCCGATATCTGGTGGACAGAGTGGTTAAGAGAACCCAAGGATGGGGACATAAATGTTTCTCGGTCGGGGGAAAGGAAGTACTTATCAAATCTGTACTCCAATCTATCCCTACTTATGCTATGTCCTGCTTCAGAATTCCTAAGTCAATCTGTGATGAGATCGAGAAAGAATGTGCAAATTTCTGGTGGGGAGTGGAGAATGGAAAGAGGAAATTGCACTGGAAAACTTGGGATTTTCTATGCAAACCGAAAATGAGGGGAGGACTCGGCTTTCGAAAAATGGATGAATTTAACCGAGCACTGTTGGCCAATCAATTCTGGAGACTATTGCGAAATCCTGAATCCCTAGCAACCAAAGTCCTTAAGGGACGGTACTTTCGACATGGAGATATTATGACCGCAGGGACAGGTACCAATCCGTCATTTATTTGGAGATCTCTTGTCTGGAGCAGAGAAATTCTTGATAAGGGATTGATTTGGCGAGTTGGAAATGGACACTCAATAAGAATCTTTGAGGATAATTGGGTTCCAGGTTTGACATCAAAATTATGCATTCCCAATGAAACATGGCAGAATGATGCGAAAGTAGAGTCCTTGATTATAAATGGAGTTTGGGACACTTCGGCTATATTGCACAACTTCAATCCATTCATTGCCGAGAAAATAATACAGACTCCTCTTCTTGCTCAACATACTGGTGATACCAGATTTTGGCGTTTTGATACGAAAGGTCACTACTCCGCGAGGGATGGTTATCGTCTACAGAGAGGTCTTTTTTCACCCCCGGGGAACCAATCAGAACATTCAATGCAAAAATGGTGGTCCTTTATCTGGAGCCTCTCCATACCCCCGAAG TTTGCTATACTATCCTGGGCAGTATGGAAAGAAAGGCTAAAGATCCTACATGGCAATGACGGGCTACTCAATGAAAGGGTAATTACTTGGAGCAATACCTTTCTAACCGAATTCCAAGCTGCTAAATCGACTGCTCGAAGTCCTCCTCAAGGGCGAGCTCTGACCAGCAAATGGAAGCCACCAGAAGCAAATGATTTAAAGATGAATGTTGATGCATGCTTCAATGAACACCTGAATCGATACAGTATAGGTGGAGCACTACGAGACAACCAAGGTAGACTACTCCTGGCCTTTGGGAAACAAATTTCGAAACCAATATCAGTGCTTATGGGAGAACTAGAGGCAGTTCATGCAGGTATTAAGTTATTATATGACAAACATATCCATGATGTCCAAGTTACAACAGATTCCTTATTGGCAGTGCAAGCAGTCACGACCTTTAAGGATGACATTAGCTATGTAGGATTACGGGCTTCGGTAATCAAAGATCTGGTCCAGAAGCCGGTAGTGTCAAGTCTTACTTATGAGAATAGATTGGCTAATAATGTGGCCCACATTATTGCTCTTTTTTCTTCTTGCTCCCACTCATCTTTTGTCTGGAAGAATGGCGAGTTTCCTCTGTGGCTAGTAAATCTTATAACTCTTGATCTTTCTCAataa
- the LOC142521043 gene encoding strychnine-11-hydroxylase-like isoform X1, which yields MFLLLAVLSFSIFFLFNLFKHKRTGLLPPGPKGLPIIGNLHQFDPARPHLCLYDLAKKYGPLMSMKFGCRDAIVVSSARVAKLALKNNDMALSGRPQFICLCKLTYNGSDITVSSYNETWREMRKISLLHLFSVKQVISFRPVREDEVSCMIQDMIKKSNSNELINLSRAAFLLTNGFICRAGFGKKYDDEDKRRFNEVFKETQAMLAGFFVGDYFSSLGWIDKLSGMNSRLEKVFKDLDMFCEELVDDQLDPKKPKSLKDNILALLIRLKQDEAAPVNLGWDNIKGVLIDIFIAGTETSAALIVWAMAALMKTPHAMKKAQEEIRNLVGNKGAVDEDDVPNLTYLKAIIKETLRMFPPNPLSVPRETIERCTIDGYEIPPKTVVYVNLHAIGLDPEYWENPAEFNPDRFLDSTIDYRGQDFGLLPFGSGRRGCPGINLGIAIVELALANLLYSFDWELPDGMKKEDIDMEASPGLSPSKKNDLCLFGKCHVCGTHIDLLVGWVGQSAFE from the exons ATGTTTCTTCTTCTGGCTGTGCTTTctttctctatatttttccttttcaatcTCTTCAAACACAAGAGAACTGGCCTACTCCCACCAGGTCCGAAAGGACTTCCGATCATCGGAAACCTGCATCAATTCGATCCCGCCCGTCCACACTTGTGCCTCTATGATTTGGCAAAAAAGTATGGCCCCCTTATGTCGATGAAATTCGGCTGTCGAGACGCCATCGTGGTTTCTTCCGCAAGAGTAGCCAAACTAGCCCTGAAAAACAATGACATGGCTCTCTCGGGGAGGCCACAGTTTATTTGCTTATGTAAACTAACTTACAATGGCTCAGATATTACCGTGTCTTCCTACAATGAAACTTGGagggaaatgagaaaaataagcCTCCTCCATCTATTTAGTGTTAAGCAGGTGATCTCATTTCGACCCGTTCGGGAAGATGAAGTTTCCTGCATGATTCAAGATATGATCAAGAAGTCCAATTCCAATGAGTTGATAAACTTGAGCCGGGCCGCGTTCTTGCTGACCAACGGCTTTATATGTAGAGCCGGATTCGGGAAGAAGTACGACGATGAAGATAAAAGAAGGTTCAATGAGGTTTTCAAAGAAACTCAAGCGATGCTAGCAGGGTTCTTCGTGGGCGATTATTTTTCTTCATTGGGTTGGATTGATAAATTAAGTGGAATGAATTCTAGACTAGAGAAGGTTTTTAAGGATTTGGATATGTTCTGTGAAGAACTTGTAGATGATCAACTTGATCCAAAGAAGCCCAAATCACTGAAGGATAACATTCTTGCTCTGTTGATCAGGTTGAAACAAGACGAAGCCGCTCCGGTCAATCTCGGATGGGATAACATCAAGGGAGTCCTCATC GATATATTCATAGCTGGAACAGAAACAAGTGCAGCACTGATTGTTTGGGCAATGGCGGCTCTGATGAAGACGCCCCACGCGATGAAGAAAGCACAGGAAGAAATCCGAAACTTAGTAGGAAACAAAGGCGCTGTGGATGAAGATGATGTCCCAAATCTTACTTATTTAAAAGCAATCATCAAAGAAACATTAAGAATGTTTCCTCCCAATCCGCTCTCAGTGCCAAGGGAAACCATAGAAAGATGCACCATAGATGGATACGAAATCCCTCCAAAAACAGTAGTTTATGTGAATCTTCACGCAATCGGCTTAGACCCTGAGTACTGGGAAAATCCCGCCGAGTTCAACCCGGATCGATTCTTGGACAGCACCATAGATTACAGAGGGCAGGATTTCGGGTTGCTCCCATTTGGATCAGGTCGAAGAGGATGCCCTGGAATCAATCTGGGAATCGCAATCGTGGAGCTCGCACTTGCCAATCTTCTCTACTCCTTTGACTGGGAGTTGCCCgatggaatgaagaaagaagaTATCGACATGGAGGCATCGCCTGGACTTAGTCCAAGCAAGAAAAATGATCTCTGCCTTTTTGGCAAATGCCATGTTT GTGGGACACATATTGACCTCTTGGTAGGTTGGGTTGGACAAAGTGCCTTTGAATGA
- the LOC142521043 gene encoding strychnine-11-hydroxylase-like isoform X2 gives MFLLLAVLSFSIFFLFNLFKHKRTGLLPPGPKGLPIIGNLHQFDPARPHLCLYDLAKKYGPLMSMKFGCRDAIVVSSARVAKLALKNNDMALSGRPQFICLCKLTYNGSDITVSSYNETWREMRKISLLHLFSVKQVISFRPVREDEVSCMIQDMIKKSNSNELINLSRAAFLLTNGFICRAGFGKKYDDEDKRRFNEVFKETQAMLAGFFVGDYFSSLGWIDKLSGMNSRLEKVFKDLDMFCEELVDDQLDPKKPKSLKDNILALLIRLKQDEAAPVNLGWDNIKGVLIDIFIAGTETSAALIVWAMAALMKTPHAMKKAQEEIRNLVGNKGAVDEDDVPNLTYLKAIIKETLRMFPPNPLSVPRETIERCTIDGYEIPPKTVVYVNLHAIGLDPEYWENPAEFNPDRFLDSTIDYRGQDFGLLPFGSGRRGCPGINLGIAIVELALANLLYSFDWELPDGMKKEDIDMEASPGLSPSKKNDLCLFGKCHVYQQLVGW, from the exons ATGTTTCTTCTTCTGGCTGTGCTTTctttctctatatttttccttttcaatcTCTTCAAACACAAGAGAACTGGCCTACTCCCACCAGGTCCGAAAGGACTTCCGATCATCGGAAACCTGCATCAATTCGATCCCGCCCGTCCACACTTGTGCCTCTATGATTTGGCAAAAAAGTATGGCCCCCTTATGTCGATGAAATTCGGCTGTCGAGACGCCATCGTGGTTTCTTCCGCAAGAGTAGCCAAACTAGCCCTGAAAAACAATGACATGGCTCTCTCGGGGAGGCCACAGTTTATTTGCTTATGTAAACTAACTTACAATGGCTCAGATATTACCGTGTCTTCCTACAATGAAACTTGGagggaaatgagaaaaataagcCTCCTCCATCTATTTAGTGTTAAGCAGGTGATCTCATTTCGACCCGTTCGGGAAGATGAAGTTTCCTGCATGATTCAAGATATGATCAAGAAGTCCAATTCCAATGAGTTGATAAACTTGAGCCGGGCCGCGTTCTTGCTGACCAACGGCTTTATATGTAGAGCCGGATTCGGGAAGAAGTACGACGATGAAGATAAAAGAAGGTTCAATGAGGTTTTCAAAGAAACTCAAGCGATGCTAGCAGGGTTCTTCGTGGGCGATTATTTTTCTTCATTGGGTTGGATTGATAAATTAAGTGGAATGAATTCTAGACTAGAGAAGGTTTTTAAGGATTTGGATATGTTCTGTGAAGAACTTGTAGATGATCAACTTGATCCAAAGAAGCCCAAATCACTGAAGGATAACATTCTTGCTCTGTTGATCAGGTTGAAACAAGACGAAGCCGCTCCGGTCAATCTCGGATGGGATAACATCAAGGGAGTCCTCATC GATATATTCATAGCTGGAACAGAAACAAGTGCAGCACTGATTGTTTGGGCAATGGCGGCTCTGATGAAGACGCCCCACGCGATGAAGAAAGCACAGGAAGAAATCCGAAACTTAGTAGGAAACAAAGGCGCTGTGGATGAAGATGATGTCCCAAATCTTACTTATTTAAAAGCAATCATCAAAGAAACATTAAGAATGTTTCCTCCCAATCCGCTCTCAGTGCCAAGGGAAACCATAGAAAGATGCACCATAGATGGATACGAAATCCCTCCAAAAACAGTAGTTTATGTGAATCTTCACGCAATCGGCTTAGACCCTGAGTACTGGGAAAATCCCGCCGAGTTCAACCCGGATCGATTCTTGGACAGCACCATAGATTACAGAGGGCAGGATTTCGGGTTGCTCCCATTTGGATCAGGTCGAAGAGGATGCCCTGGAATCAATCTGGGAATCGCAATCGTGGAGCTCGCACTTGCCAATCTTCTCTACTCCTTTGACTGGGAGTTGCCCgatggaatgaagaaagaagaTATCGACATGGAGGCATCGCCTGGACTTAGTCCAAGCAAGAAAAATGATCTCTGCCTTTTTGGCAAATGCCATGTTT ATCAGCAGCTCGTGGGTTGGTAA